From Paenibacillus sp. PvR098:
GGAAATCCAGTAATTCATTTCATTTCTTCAAAAGAAACATATAGATCCCCTTGGACTTGGAGATAGGGTTAGAGCAAAGTCAAGAAATTGGGACGATGCGCATTTCCAGGAAATATATCCTCATCTGAACGTGACAGTCAAAACAAAGATAAACATCATTCAAACCGGCGTTTGGGAGTAAAGCTTTTATTTTTTCGAGGGAGGAATAAGGTGAAACCATCCATTAACGAACGATTTGTAGGTTCTCCTTTTTTCGTTTTCTTTCTTATTCACTCTAGTCAAGTGGGCGTAAGCCATTACTGACGGGGAGCCCACAGCATAATGGAAACGCCGATGACGCAAACGATGGCTCCAATCCAGTCATAGAGGTCAGGTGTCTTCTTATCGATCCACCAGCCCCAGAGAACGGCGAGAACGACAAACACCCCGCCATAAGCTGCATAGACTCGCCCAAAGCTTGGGAAGCTTTGCAGCGTGGGAATGACTCCGTAAGCAACTAGCACCAAGCTCCCAACAACACCATACCATAATGGTTTGGATTCCCTCAGCCATAGCCATACCAAGTAACCGCCGCCGATTTCAGCCAATCCGGCAAGAATGAAAAGCATAATTGCGCTAATCAACCGATAACACTCCTATCTTATGAAAACTTCCGCCTCGACGTAAGAAACAACACCGCTCGGAACCCTAGTTCATCCCATGCTCAAGGCATGTGTTATTCTTTCGACTTGGAAGATTCATTTCCTCCTTGAAGATAGAACCTGATGGTCAAATTCACCTGATTACATCCGGAACAAAAAATCTACCAGGTATGAAAAAAATCCCGAACCACTATGGAACTGTGGAACGGGATTTTTTTCATGCCTGCTTTAAGCCTGCTTCTTCATCTATTGGAACGACAGCATCATGCAAATGCTTCTCCAGCTCTTCCGTATAATATCTTTCCAACTCCCCGCTCCAGCCCAGCTTTTCAGCCATATAAGCTATAAC
This genomic window contains:
- a CDS encoding YnfA family protein, encoding MISAIMLFILAGLAEIGGGYLVWLWLRESKPLWYGVVGSLVLVAYGVIPTLQSFPSFGRVYAAYGGVFVVLAVLWGWWIDKKTPDLYDWIGAIVCVIGVSIMLWAPRQ